A single genomic interval of Bos javanicus breed banteng chromosome 8, ARS-OSU_banteng_1.0, whole genome shotgun sequence harbors:
- the LOC133252493 gene encoding cyclin-dependent kinase inhibitor 2A-like isoform X2, with protein sequence MMMGSARVAELLLLHGADPNCADPATLTRPVHDAAREGFLDTLVALHRAGARLDVRDAWGRLPVDLAEERGHRDVARYLRAAAEDTEGGSHASADSAEGPADSSDLKKD encoded by the coding sequence ATGATGATGGGCAGCGCCCGCGTGGCCGAGCTGCTGCTGCTCCACGGCGCGGACCCCAACTGCGCGGACCCCGCCACCCTCACCCGACCGGTGCACGACGCCGCCCGGGAGGGCTTCCTGGACACGCTGGTGGCCCTGCACCGAGCTGGAGCGCGGCTGGATGTGCGCGATGCTTGGGGCCGCCTGCCCGTGGACCTGGCGGAGGAGCGGGGCCACCGCGACGTCGCCCGGTACCTGCGCGCGGCTGCAGAGGACACGGAAGGCGGTAGCCATGCCAGCGCAGATTCCGCGGAAGGTCCGGCAG